Proteins encoded in a region of the Bradyrhizobium sp. CB3481 genome:
- the murJ gene encoding murein biosynthesis integral membrane protein MurJ has protein sequence MLGRIFTVGGYTLLSRLTGFARDIMLAAILGAGPVADAFFVALRLPNHFRAIFAEGAFNAAFVPAYAHVHGQSEASARLFADRVFTLLFAVQLVLLVLAWWFMPEVIGILAPGFKDDPARGELAISLTRITFPYLLLITLVTLYGGMLNVMHRFASAAAAPIFLNLSMMATLALAAFFPGAGYAAAWGVLLAGILEFLLLAGDAARTGILPKFAAIKFDEDVRAFFRALGPATIGSMGTQIALFADTIIATFLPAGALSALYYADRLNQLPIGVIGIAIGTVLLPEMSRRLTANDIAGASAAQRRAFEFSLLFSVPFVAAFLTVPDVIMRAMFARGAFSKADAAAAGATLAAYAIGLVPFVTIRSAVATFYARQDTATPVKAALTGVAVNVALKVALMGPLAQIGLALATAIGAWVNLLLVLAFAVRAGYLELDRAWMMSLVKFAAAGVVLAAGLWGTAQFASFYFAPMHAFRDETALLLLIVAGAFVYGVAILLLFGRGWLFTLLRDRRQSAK, from the coding sequence ATGCTTGGGCGCATCTTCACCGTCGGCGGATACACGCTGCTTTCGCGGCTGACCGGATTTGCACGCGACATCATGCTCGCGGCGATTCTCGGCGCCGGTCCAGTGGCGGACGCGTTCTTCGTGGCGCTGCGGCTGCCCAATCATTTTCGCGCGATCTTCGCCGAAGGCGCCTTCAATGCCGCCTTCGTGCCGGCCTATGCGCATGTGCACGGCCAGAGCGAGGCGTCGGCAAGGCTGTTTGCCGACCGCGTCTTCACCCTGCTGTTTGCCGTTCAGCTCGTCCTGCTCGTCCTCGCCTGGTGGTTCATGCCGGAGGTGATCGGCATTCTCGCGCCGGGCTTCAAGGACGACCCGGCGCGCGGCGAGCTTGCGATATCGCTGACGCGGATCACGTTTCCGTATCTGCTATTGATCACGCTGGTGACGCTGTATGGCGGCATGCTCAACGTGATGCACCGCTTCGCCAGCGCCGCCGCGGCGCCGATCTTTCTCAATCTGTCGATGATGGCGACGCTGGCGCTGGCCGCATTCTTTCCCGGCGCGGGCTACGCCGCGGCATGGGGCGTCCTGCTCGCCGGCATCCTCGAGTTCCTGCTGCTGGCCGGCGATGCCGCCAGGACCGGCATCCTGCCGAAATTTGCCGCCATCAAGTTCGACGAGGACGTGCGCGCGTTTTTCCGGGCGCTGGGCCCTGCGACCATCGGCTCGATGGGAACGCAGATCGCGTTGTTCGCCGACACCATCATCGCGACCTTTTTGCCGGCCGGCGCGCTTTCTGCGCTGTACTATGCCGATCGTCTCAATCAACTCCCGATCGGCGTGATCGGGATCGCGATCGGCACCGTGCTGCTGCCGGAGATGTCGCGGCGTCTCACCGCGAACGATATCGCCGGTGCATCGGCCGCGCAGCGGCGGGCGTTCGAATTCTCGCTGTTGTTTTCGGTGCCGTTCGTCGCCGCGTTCCTGACCGTCCCTGACGTCATCATGCGCGCGATGTTTGCGCGCGGCGCGTTCTCGAAGGCCGACGCGGCGGCTGCAGGCGCCACATTGGCCGCTTACGCGATCGGGCTCGTACCGTTCGTGACGATCCGCAGCGCGGTGGCGACCTTCTATGCCCGCCAGGACACCGCGACGCCGGTCAAGGCGGCACTGACCGGCGTTGCCGTCAACGTGGCGCTCAAGGTCGCCTTGATGGGCCCGCTGGCGCAGATCGGCTTGGCGCTGGCCACCGCCATCGGGGCCTGGGTCAATCTGCTCTTGGTGCTCGCCTTCGCGGTGCGCGCAGGCTACCTCGAACTCGACCGCGCGTGGATGATGTCGCTTGTCAAATTTGCCGCGGCGGGGGTGGTGCTCGCCGCCGGGCTGTGGGGCACCGCCCAATTCGCCAGCTTCTATTTCGCACCGATGCATGCCTTTCGCGATGAGACCGCGCTGCTGCTGCTGATCGTGGCTGGCGCCTTCGTGTATGGGGTGGCAATTCTCCTGCTGTTTGGGCGGGGATGGCTATTTACGCTGCTGCGTGACCGACGGCAGTCCGCCAAGTAA
- a CDS encoding outer membrane protein encodes MRVSIFKTIAASALAAMVVASAASAADLAARPYTKAPVMAPIYDWTGFYIGGNVGYSWGRSSDTSTLTNGAGAVLFTTGAGANMDGVIGGGQIGYNWQVQNWVWGLEADIQGSDQKGRRDYLCPTGVCTPPFGVIAVFPGPAVPVALDQKLEWFGTVRGRVGVLATPQVLFYATGGLAYGEVNTSAVIGAGAFGFNAHDTRVGYTVGAGVEGAIGGNWTAKLEYLYMDLGRTSGTFLTTIPALGGGVLSYNYSSRITDNIVRVGVNYKFGGPVIAKY; translated from the coding sequence ATGCGCGTTTCGATTTTTAAGACGATTGCTGCTTCCGCTCTCGCAGCGATGGTTGTGGCTTCCGCGGCATCTGCGGCCGATCTTGCCGCGCGTCCCTACACCAAGGCGCCCGTTATGGCGCCGATCTATGATTGGACGGGCTTCTACATCGGCGGCAACGTCGGCTACAGCTGGGGACGATCGAGCGACACCTCGACGCTGACCAATGGCGCGGGCGCCGTGCTCTTCACCACCGGCGCTGGCGCCAACATGGATGGCGTGATCGGCGGCGGTCAGATTGGCTATAATTGGCAGGTCCAGAATTGGGTATGGGGTCTTGAGGCCGATATTCAGGGCTCCGACCAAAAGGGTCGCCGCGATTATCTCTGCCCCACCGGCGTCTGCACGCCGCCCTTCGGCGTAATTGCCGTTTTCCCGGGACCGGCCGTTCCGGTTGCGCTTGACCAGAAGCTTGAATGGTTCGGCACGGTTCGTGGCCGTGTGGGTGTGCTCGCAACCCCGCAAGTGCTGTTCTATGCCACTGGCGGTCTTGCCTATGGCGAGGTCAACACCTCAGCCGTGATCGGTGCGGGCGCCTTCGGATTTAATGCTCACGATACCCGGGTCGGCTACACCGTCGGTGCCGGCGTCGAAGGTGCGATCGGTGGCAACTGGACCGCCAAGCTCGAATATCTCTACATGGATCTTGGTAGGACGTCCGGGACGTTCCTGACAACGATTCCGGCGCTTGGCGGCGGCGTGCTCAGCTACAACTACAGCTCGCGTATCACCGACAACATCGTGCGCGTCGGTGTGAACTACAAATTCGGCGGCCCGGTGATCGCGAAGTATTGA
- a CDS encoding xanthine dehydrogenase family protein molybdopterin-binding subunit, with amino-acid sequence MAAPIKFGVGQSVLRKEDDALIRGKGRYTDDHSPAPALHALMLRSPHAHAKFTINVTKARGMPGVALILTAAEVADLGDLPCLFNLETDPFTGPPYPILAKDEVRHVGDAVAFVVADSIDQARDAIEAIDVKWTPLPAVVGLANAVKQGAPLVWPDKPGNVLFDVSIGDKNAAEAAFAKAHAVAEITIVNPRVITNFMETRAAVAEYDAKRDHLTLTIGSQGSHRLREILCGMVLKIPMEKMRVICPDVGGGFGTKLFPYREYALISVAAKKLRKTIKWTADRSDHFMGDAQGRDNVTTAKMALAEDGKFLGMDVDLMGDMGAYLSTFGPYIPHGGAGMLPGLYDIQAFHCRVRTVFTNTVPVDAYRGAGRPEAAYVVERLVDAAARKLGMTPDAIRRKNFIPPKAMPYKTATGKIYDSGDFTAHMKRAMEVANWREFPKRAKAAKKAGLVRGIGMSSYVEVCGTMGEETANVALDPNGDINILIGTQSSGQGHQTAYAQLVAEQFGVPPERVHVLQGDTDKIATGLGTGGSASIPTGGVSVERATRELGNKLKEIAAEALETSAGDLEISNGVVRIAGTDRSISFADLAKRPGVDPSKLNASATFAQADGTYPNGTHLAEVEIDPTTGIIKIVNYVIVDDFGVTLNPLLLAGQVHGGAMQGIGQALMEQAVYSATDGQLVTGTFMDYAVPRASDGPSFHFETHNVPCTTNPLGVKGAGEAGAIGSCPAVVNAIIEGLWREYQIDHIDMPATAERVWIAIREAQKRHNL; translated from the coding sequence ATGGCAGCTCCCATCAAATTCGGCGTCGGTCAAAGCGTTCTTCGCAAGGAAGACGACGCGCTCATCCGCGGCAAGGGCCGCTATACCGATGACCACTCGCCGGCGCCGGCGTTGCACGCGCTGATGCTGCGCTCGCCGCATGCCCATGCGAAGTTCACCATCAACGTCACCAAGGCCCGCGGCATGCCGGGCGTGGCGTTGATCCTGACCGCGGCCGAAGTCGCCGATCTCGGCGACCTGCCGTGCCTGTTCAACCTGGAGACCGATCCCTTCACCGGTCCGCCATACCCGATCCTCGCCAAGGACGAGGTTCGCCATGTCGGCGACGCCGTGGCCTTCGTGGTCGCCGATTCGATCGATCAGGCGCGCGACGCGATCGAGGCGATCGACGTCAAATGGACGCCGCTGCCGGCGGTGGTCGGTCTCGCCAATGCCGTCAAGCAGGGCGCGCCGCTTGTGTGGCCCGACAAGCCCGGCAATGTATTGTTCGACGTGTCGATCGGCGACAAGAACGCGGCGGAAGCCGCCTTTGCCAAGGCGCATGCGGTCGCCGAAATCACGATCGTCAACCCGCGCGTCATTACCAACTTCATGGAGACACGCGCCGCGGTCGCTGAATACGATGCCAAGCGCGACCATCTGACGCTGACCATCGGCAGCCAGGGCAGCCATCGCCTGCGCGAGATCTTGTGCGGCATGGTGCTGAAGATCCCGATGGAAAAGATGCGGGTGATCTGCCCCGACGTCGGCGGCGGCTTCGGTACGAAGCTGTTTCCCTATCGCGAATACGCGCTGATTTCGGTCGCCGCGAAGAAGCTGCGCAAGACCATCAAGTGGACCGCAGACCGCTCCGATCACTTCATGGGCGACGCGCAGGGCCGCGACAACGTCACGACCGCAAAGATGGCGCTCGCCGAGGACGGCAAGTTTCTAGGCATGGACGTCGACCTGATGGGCGACATGGGCGCCTATCTCTCGACCTTCGGGCCTTATATTCCGCATGGCGGCGCCGGCATGCTGCCCGGCCTATATGACATCCAGGCCTTCCACTGCCGCGTCCGCACCGTGTTTACCAACACCGTGCCGGTCGACGCCTATCGCGGCGCCGGCCGCCCAGAAGCGGCCTATGTGGTCGAACGCCTGGTCGATGCGGCCGCACGCAAACTCGGCATGACGCCGGATGCGATCAGGCGCAAGAACTTCATCCCGCCGAAGGCAATGCCCTACAAGACCGCGACCGGCAAGATCTACGATTCCGGCGACTTCACCGCGCATATGAAGCGCGCGATGGAAGTCGCGAACTGGAGAGAGTTTCCCAAGCGCGCCAAGGCAGCGAAGAAAGCGGGCTTGGTGCGCGGCATCGGCATGTCCAGCTATGTCGAGGTCTGCGGCACCATGGGTGAGGAGACGGCCAATGTCGCGCTCGATCCCAATGGCGACATCAACATCCTGATCGGCACGCAATCGAGCGGGCAGGGCCACCAGACCGCCTACGCGCAGCTGGTCGCCGAGCAGTTCGGCGTGCCGCCGGAGCGCGTTCATGTCCTGCAGGGCGACACCGACAAGATCGCGACCGGTCTTGGCACCGGCGGCTCGGCGTCGATCCCGACCGGCGGCGTCAGCGTTGAGCGGGCCACGCGCGAGCTCGGCAACAAGCTGAAGGAGATCGCGGCCGAAGCGCTGGAGACCAGCGCCGGCGACCTCGAGATCTCCAACGGCGTCGTGCGCATTGCCGGCACCGATCGTTCGATCAGCTTCGCCGACCTCGCGAAACGTCCGGGCGTCGATCCGTCGAAACTGAATGCGAGCGCCACCTTCGCACAGGCCGACGGCACCTATCCGAACGGCACGCATCTTGCGGAAGTCGAGATCGATCCGACAACCGGCATCATCAAGATCGTCAACTACGTTATCGTCGACGATTTCGGCGTGACTCTCAATCCACTGCTGCTCGCCGGGCAGGTGCATGGCGGCGCGATGCAGGGTATCGGTCAGGCGTTGATGGAGCAGGCGGTCTATAGCGCAACCGACGGCCAGCTCGTCACCGGCACCTTCATGGACTACGCGGTGCCGCGGGCATCCGACGGCCCGTCATTCCATTTCGAGACGCACAACGTGCCGTGCACGACCAATCCACTCGGCGTCAAGGGCGCGGGCGAGGCGGGCGCGATCGGCTCCTGTCCCGCGGTGGTCAATGCGATCATTGAGGGGTTGTGGCGCGAGTACCAGATCGACCACATCGATATGCCGGCTACCGCAGAGCGGGTCTGGATCGCGATCCGCGAGGCGCAGAAACGGCATAATCTCTGA
- a CDS encoding cytochrome c, which yields MNRIVVVAAVLAFSAGAVVAQQDQVKRTQGMMKDNGKNAAALSAMVKGEKPYDQSTVNAALAQFEDTAKNLPTLFPASMKGLKLEGDYDPSPKIWEDKAGFESKTQSFAKVVDDAKSKIKNLDTLKAELPVIGKQCGGCHETYRIKKG from the coding sequence ATGAATCGGATCGTCGTCGTCGCAGCTGTGCTTGCATTCAGTGCCGGTGCGGTCGTTGCGCAGCAGGATCAGGTCAAGCGGACCCAGGGCATGATGAAGGACAATGGCAAGAACGCAGCCGCGTTGTCGGCGATGGTCAAGGGCGAAAAGCCCTACGACCAGTCGACTGTCAATGCCGCGCTGGCCCAGTTCGAAGACACCGCCAAGAACCTTCCGACGCTGTTCCCCGCGAGCATGAAAGGTCTTAAGCTGGAGGGTGATTACGATCCCTCGCCGAAAATCTGGGAAGACAAGGCCGGCTTCGAGTCCAAAACTCAAAGCTTTGCCAAGGTCGTCGATGATGCCAAAAGCAAGATCAAGAATCTCGACACGCTAAAGGCGGAACTGCCTGTCATCGGTAAGCAGTGCGGTGGCTGCCACGAGACATACCGGATCAAGAAGGGCTGA
- a CDS encoding CHRD domain-containing protein: protein MSNKTMLVTLALGATIAFAGTALADKMKATLDGNSQVPPNTSAGKGTADIDYDAASKKLSWKLNYSGLSGPATAAHFHGPAEAGKNAGVAVAIPNATSSPVEGSATLTDAQAADLVAGKYYINIHTAANPGGEIRGQVTK from the coding sequence ATGTCCAACAAGACCATGCTTGTCACGCTTGCATTGGGGGCAACGATCGCTTTTGCCGGAACTGCGTTGGCCGACAAGATGAAGGCGACGCTTGACGGCAATTCCCAGGTGCCGCCCAACACCAGCGCCGGCAAGGGCACCGCCGACATCGACTACGATGCGGCCAGCAAGAAGCTGAGCTGGAAGCTGAACTATTCCGGCCTGTCCGGCCCCGCCACCGCTGCGCATTTCCACGGCCCTGCCGAAGCCGGCAAGAATGCCGGCGTCGCGGTCGCCATTCCCAACGCGACGTCGAGCCCGGTCGAGGGCAGCGCGACATTGACCGACGCGCAGGCTGCCGACCTCGTGGCCGGCAAGTACTACATCAACATTCACACCGCGGCCAATCCGGGCGGCGAAATCCGCGGCCAGGTAACCAAGTAA
- a CDS encoding c-type cytochrome, with amino-acid sequence MLRRILLGLVLIGAAGFGMFWWLTTPAVVAAASLPPRTPNLANGQAAFNAGGCSSCHAVPNQPDRLKLGGGLAMPSPFGMFYVPNISSDPTYGIGRWSEADFVTAVLKGTSPDGAHYFPAFPYAAYQHARVDDVRDLFAYLKTLPAVSGKLRDHDVPFPFNIRRNVGVWKFLFTDAKPVVADASRSASWNRGAYLVNGLGHCAECHSPRNFLGGIVEAQRFAGGPNPEGEGWVPNITQKRLGDWSANDIAYFLETGQTPDGDTAGGSMVRVIKNTSQLSAEDRAAIAEYVKSLPAVEGPPRPKKAKEG; translated from the coding sequence ATGCTGCGACGGATTCTCCTCGGCTTGGTTTTGATCGGCGCCGCCGGCTTTGGCATGTTCTGGTGGCTGACAACCCCGGCGGTCGTCGCGGCGGCCTCGCTGCCGCCGCGCACGCCGAACCTCGCCAACGGCCAGGCGGCATTCAACGCCGGAGGCTGTTCCTCCTGTCACGCCGTCCCCAACCAGCCCGACCGCCTGAAGCTCGGCGGCGGGCTCGCCATGCCTTCGCCGTTCGGAATGTTCTACGTTCCGAACATCTCATCGGATCCCACCTACGGCATCGGCCGCTGGAGCGAGGCGGACTTCGTCACCGCGGTGCTGAAGGGGACGTCGCCTGATGGTGCGCACTACTTCCCGGCCTTTCCCTATGCGGCGTATCAGCATGCGCGCGTGGACGACGTGCGCGATCTCTTTGCCTATCTGAAGACGTTGCCGGCGGTGAGCGGCAAGCTGCGCGATCACGACGTGCCGTTTCCATTCAACATCCGCCGGAACGTCGGCGTGTGGAAATTTCTGTTCACGGACGCCAAGCCTGTTGTGGCGGATGCCTCACGCTCGGCGTCCTGGAATCGCGGCGCCTATCTCGTGAACGGTCTCGGCCATTGCGCCGAGTGCCACAGCCCGCGCAATTTTCTCGGCGGCATTGTCGAGGCGCAGCGCTTTGCCGGTGGACCCAATCCGGAGGGCGAGGGCTGGGTGCCCAACATCACCCAGAAGCGGCTGGGCGACTGGAGCGCAAACGATATCGCTTACTTCCTCGAGACCGGGCAGACGCCTGACGGCGACACCGCGGGCGGATCCATGGTGCGGGTGATCAAGAACACCTCGCAATTGTCGGCCGAAGATCGCGCGGCTATCGCTGAGTATGTGAAATCGCTGCCGGCGGTCGAAGGACCGCCGCGGCCGAAGAAGGCCAAGGAAGGCTGA
- a CDS encoding J domain-containing protein, with amino-acid sequence MGTLYDLLGALPSDDAEGLRTAFRKAAKATHPDMNPDNPDAAVRFRELVRAYDILIDPEQRDTYDELLAIALQPETVPATRTYETMRKVASNTMAASLILAVLVGGYTLFGLFSKPPVAAEMPDGALEVASLQTDSARDEEGLSQRDKDVLTTGTATMAAVPLAKETIAAPIGRFEPVAPFATYNLGVQYYPRFTAAYFDGGFVMYRTGDFNRPLTDITSVKRPAELRRTKNATPNVTPPPVPRKPLTIVPSLPERREPMTAALTP; translated from the coding sequence ATGGGGACGCTGTACGATCTGCTCGGAGCGCTTCCGAGCGATGACGCCGAGGGACTTCGGACGGCCTTCCGCAAGGCCGCCAAGGCCACGCATCCCGATATGAATCCCGACAATCCTGATGCCGCGGTGCGGTTCAGGGAGTTGGTGCGCGCCTATGACATCCTGATCGATCCCGAGCAGCGCGACACCTATGACGAACTGCTCGCCATTGCGCTGCAGCCCGAAACGGTGCCGGCGACCCGCACCTACGAGACCATGCGCAAGGTCGCGTCCAACACCATGGCAGCCTCGCTGATCCTGGCGGTACTGGTCGGCGGCTACACCCTGTTCGGGCTGTTTTCCAAGCCACCCGTTGCGGCAGAGATGCCTGACGGCGCGCTCGAGGTCGCCTCGCTGCAAACCGATTCCGCCCGGGACGAAGAAGGGCTGAGCCAGCGCGATAAGGACGTCTTGACGACCGGAACAGCCACCATGGCTGCCGTTCCCCTGGCGAAGGAAACCATCGCGGCGCCGATCGGACGCTTCGAGCCGGTCGCGCCCTTCGCCACCTACAATCTGGGCGTACAGTATTATCCGCGCTTCACCGCCGCCTATTTCGATGGCGGCTTCGTGATGTACCGCACTGGGGATTTCAACCGCCCGCTCACCGACATCACCTCGGTCAAGCGCCCCGCGGAATTGAGGCGGACCAAGAACGCGACGCCGAACGTTACGCCGCCGCCTGTGCCACGCAAACCGTTGACGATCGTGCCCTCGCTGCCGGAACGGCGGGAGCCGATGACGGCGGCCTTGACGCCGTAA
- a CDS encoding LanC-like protein: MIVLGRHRALAHDTWNELAVRTAIEEIAADAVAHFDPDTFWPAHPSDDGVADGDPSLYWGAAGVVWALDYLHRIEAISVTEDFRPVLPKLLERTIAAFESRSPTGYAKHGSLLFGDMGTALVAMRLAPRPILADLVHRRAEANMELPIRELMWGMPGSMLAAIHMAGMTGEARWRGLFEAQAARLLADLGDTPQGQLWTQDLYGANDRWLGPVHGFAGNVIPLLRGWDWLTSAQQAEVAEFVPKTLAANAWRSEVGTTWGARSKREMPPRMCQHCHGAPGMVTVFADAPFATSEFDALLLDAGRFTWTAGPLTKGSNLCHGTGGNGYAFLKLYRRTKDRIWLDRARQFAMTAIVQHRGAQMAVGRGRYSLWTGDVGLAIYLWDCITAEPRFPTIDVF; encoded by the coding sequence ATGATTGTCCTCGGTCGTCATCGCGCGCTTGCACACGACACCTGGAATGAGCTCGCTGTCCGCACTGCAATCGAGGAGATTGCGGCCGATGCCGTCGCCCATTTCGATCCGGACACGTTCTGGCCGGCGCACCCCAGTGATGACGGAGTGGCAGACGGCGATCCCAGTCTCTACTGGGGCGCGGCCGGTGTTGTCTGGGCGCTGGACTATCTGCATCGCATCGAGGCTATCAGCGTTACCGAAGACTTTCGCCCCGTGCTGCCAAAGCTTCTGGAGCGGACGATCGCTGCTTTCGAAAGTCGTTCGCCTACCGGTTACGCGAAGCACGGCTCGCTGCTCTTCGGCGACATGGGTACGGCCCTTGTCGCCATGCGCCTGGCGCCCAGGCCGATCCTGGCTGATCTGGTTCATCGGCGCGCAGAAGCAAACATGGAGCTGCCGATCCGGGAGCTGATGTGGGGTATGCCCGGGTCCATGCTGGCCGCCATCCACATGGCCGGGATGACGGGGGAAGCGCGCTGGCGGGGCCTGTTCGAAGCGCAGGCGGCCCGGCTGCTGGCCGATCTGGGGGACACGCCGCAAGGTCAACTCTGGACACAGGATCTTTACGGCGCCAACGACCGCTGGCTTGGACCCGTTCACGGTTTTGCCGGCAATGTCATCCCGCTATTGCGCGGGTGGGATTGGTTGACATCGGCGCAGCAGGCAGAGGTGGCCGAGTTTGTGCCGAAGACGCTCGCCGCGAATGCGTGGCGGTCTGAAGTTGGGACCACGTGGGGCGCGAGAAGCAAGCGCGAGATGCCGCCAAGGATGTGTCAGCACTGTCACGGTGCGCCGGGCATGGTGACGGTCTTTGCAGATGCGCCATTCGCTACCTCCGAATTTGACGCGCTCTTGTTGGATGCTGGTCGCTTCACCTGGACCGCCGGACCGCTGACCAAGGGCTCCAACCTTTGTCACGGCACGGGCGGAAACGGCTACGCATTCCTCAAGCTCTATCGCCGCACCAAGGATCGGATCTGGCTCGACCGCGCACGCCAATTCGCGATGACGGCCATCGTCCAGCATCGCGGCGCGCAGATGGCCGTTGGCCGCGGACGGTATTCGCTTTGGACCGGCGACGTCGGCCTTGCAATCTACCTGTGGGACTGCATCACCGCGGAGCCTCGTTTCCCGACCATCGACGTATTCTGA
- a CDS encoding DUF6665 family protein — protein sequence MNDFLPGNRLTAGQLSERVHMALDLLRAGYATLEYEIAEERVSALGRLGRRLEAALAALAACPRTTTSDRNIWDSLVEQAGYALWLFVVQREACGLNKIDHVIKVYRVPDEVVARMGPLARPSGHPAKTKGAEAALPPMF from the coding sequence TTGAATGACTTCCTGCCGGGCAATAGATTAACGGCAGGCCAACTTTCGGAGCGCGTCCATATGGCGTTGGATTTACTTCGTGCCGGATACGCAACGCTGGAATACGAAATCGCCGAGGAGCGGGTGTCGGCGCTCGGGCGGCTTGGGCGGCGGCTGGAGGCCGCGCTGGCGGCACTCGCCGCATGCCCGCGGACGACCACTTCCGATCGAAACATCTGGGATAGTCTGGTCGAGCAGGCGGGATATGCGCTGTGGCTCTTCGTCGTGCAACGCGAAGCCTGCGGCCTGAACAAGATCGATCACGTGATAAAGGTCTATCGGGTACCGGACGAGGTGGTTGCGCGCATGGGGCCACTGGCGAGGCCGAGCGGCCATCCGGCGAAGACCAAAGGGGCTGAGGCAGCGCTGCCGCCAATGTTCTGA
- a CDS encoding Ldh family oxidoreductase: MPALSDISVTFDRLKGFIQRALTAVGLPEADAATVAALMAQADLQGSDGHGVSRLPQYIRRIKAGGFNVRPNIHIVHEHASTAVLNGDNGMGHLVMKRAAEMAVEKARTTGIGWVNAQFSNHAGPASLYAMMPLARDMIGLYFAVGNANHLPPWGGLDMLLSTNPIAAAIPAGEERPVVLDMATTVAAYGKVKTKALRGETMPEGWMIDREGKPLTDPKRADEGMLLPLGGMEAGYKGYGLAMIIGLLAGTLGGAAMGRDVIDFNHDNDSVTNTGQAIAAINVAAFGDVATFKRSVDALVRDFRGSQRIPGVERIWVPGERSHETRLKRTSSGIPVAPALLRGLDQVADELGISRLVD, from the coding sequence GTGCCCGCCCTGTCCGACATCTCTGTCACCTTTGACCGGCTGAAAGGCTTCATTCAGCGGGCGCTCACCGCGGTCGGCTTACCAGAGGCCGACGCCGCAACCGTCGCGGCCCTGATGGCGCAGGCCGACCTGCAGGGTTCGGACGGGCACGGCGTCAGCCGGCTGCCGCAATATATCAGGCGGATCAAGGCCGGCGGCTTCAACGTCCGGCCGAACATCCACATCGTGCACGAGCATGCCAGCACGGCCGTGCTGAACGGCGACAACGGCATGGGGCACCTCGTCATGAAGCGCGCCGCCGAGATGGCGGTCGAAAAGGCGCGCACGACCGGCATCGGCTGGGTCAACGCGCAGTTCAGCAACCACGCCGGTCCCGCCTCGCTCTACGCCATGATGCCGCTCGCCCGCGACATGATCGGGCTCTATTTCGCGGTCGGCAACGCCAATCATCTGCCGCCCTGGGGCGGCCTCGACATGCTGCTGTCGACCAACCCGATCGCGGCGGCGATCCCGGCCGGCGAGGAACGGCCTGTTGTCCTCGACATGGCGACGACGGTCGCGGCCTACGGCAAGGTCAAGACCAAGGCGCTGCGCGGCGAGACCATGCCGGAGGGCTGGATGATCGATCGCGAGGGCAAGCCGCTGACCGATCCGAAACGCGCCGACGAAGGCATGCTGCTCCCGCTCGGCGGCATGGAGGCCGGCTACAAGGGCTATGGGCTCGCCATGATCATCGGCCTGCTCGCCGGCACGCTCGGCGGCGCCGCGATGGGGCGCGACGTGATCGACTTCAACCACGACAACGATAGCGTCACCAACACCGGACAGGCGATCGCCGCGATCAACGTCGCCGCCTTCGGCGACGTCGCGACCTTCAAGCGAAGCGTCGATGCGCTGGTGCGCGATTTCCGCGGCAGCCAGCGCATCCCCGGCGTCGAACGGATCTGGGTGCCCGGCGAGCGCAGCCACGAAACGCGCCTCAAGCGGACCAGCTCAGGTATTCCCGTCGCGCCGGCGCTGCTCCGCGGGCTGGACCAGGTCGCCGATGAGCTCGGAATATCGCGGCTCGTCGATTAA
- a CDS encoding Lrp/AsnC ligand binding domain-containing protein: MVPFFVQFKCKLGQSYAVANALAEAEIASEIYSTAGDYDLLVKFYVDNDTDIGHFVNEKVQVIPGIQDTHTIITFKAFGTG; the protein is encoded by the coding sequence ATGGTTCCCTTCTTCGTCCAGTTCAAATGCAAGCTCGGCCAGTCCTACGCCGTCGCCAATGCGCTTGCGGAGGCTGAGATCGCCTCGGAGATCTACTCCACCGCCGGCGACTATGATCTTCTGGTCAAGTTCTACGTCGATAACGACACCGATATCGGCCATTTCGTCAACGAGAAGGTGCAGGTGATTCCGGGCATCCAGGACACCCACACCATCATCACCTTCAAGGCCTTCGGCACCGGCTAA